The Saimiri boliviensis isolate mSaiBol1 chromosome 19, mSaiBol1.pri, whole genome shotgun sequence genome contains the following window.
CAGATGGAAAAATTATAAAGGTTTCATGCCAGCTTTCCACCCCCTATTCCGCTGTTATTTCTTGCCATTTGGGAAATTCTTTcaaattcttttactttttccttacattttatataatcaaCTACAAATAGAGACGAACACAAGTACCTTTTATAACAACAAGGCAGCATCTTCTCCCGGAGGGTGATCCGGTACTTGTAACAGTAAAGGTAATAGGCGTATGGTGACCAGATTGGGTAGAGGTAGTTTCGTGTTTTTCCCCTCTTGATATAAGAAAGGGAGTAGACGGAGGGGCGCCACCTGTTACGAGGCAGTTTTTCAGTTCAGTGCCTCCCTGTGGCAAAGTGAGGTTCAGAGGTGGGTGGCAGAGTTTTAGGCAACCTGGTGTCATTGTGACCCGGCTGGCACTATGACATGGACAAAGGGTCAGCCCTTATGTCACCTCAGGACTCCACTGCTGCTCTCCTACCCTACCTTAATCTTTTATCCAAGGCTCATATGCAACTAGTACGCACATTATGGCTGtatgaataaaaaatagaacttgAAGACCTCTATACTGGGTGGCAAACAGCCCTGCCTGAGCACTTGTGCCTACCCACCCTGCTCCTCTGGGGACACTCCCCTTCCCCTAAAATCCAGCAGCTAAAGAGTTGGTATCTGACACTGCAGGAGTCTTCCAAGGCTTTGATCCAATGGTGACCTGATTCGTTGGTTCCCAGCTCCTACcatttgagtatttttattaCCATTCCTGTCCTTAATAACCCAGGGTTGCTACAGATTGTTGAACCCTTACAGGATAAGAATTCCAAACTAAATGTCTTCAGGGACCTTGACAGCCTATGGAAATTAGTGGAGTTGCAATGTGAGGCTGTAGTGAAATGGGAAAGCTCACACCTTATCTCAAAACTAGTCCATACAATGCAATTCCATCCAGTTCCATGCAGAGATGCAGAATTTATGGTGCTCTATCATATGATTTTTCAACAAACTGGAAAGACAGTTTTGTAGTAAATCtctccaactttaaaaaataccgACTACTAGAAAAATTGTTGATAAAAACTAAGCAAAATTTGGTTCTGGGACTGCCAATTTGAGACATCTGCATATTTATCCATTCAAATATTGACTGAGGGTCTATGAGCCAGACACTATTCTAGGTGCTTGAGATAcatcaatgaacaaaacaaatcCCTGCCCTATGGGACAAATCTTCTAAACGAGGACAAAcctagaaaataaacatattatttagtATGTTAGAAGGTAACTGCTATGGGGTGGGCGGAATAGAGCAAGATAAAGGAAGATCAGGAGTGTGAAGGAGATGGGTAGGGTTACAGTAACAAATAGGATGATctctcactgaaaaaaaaagtggcatttaATTAAACACTTGGAGGGTGCGAAGTTGTTAACCAAGCCAGTGTCTGAGGGTAACAGCATCCAATGCAAAAGCAGCTAATGGAGAAGTCCTGAGCATGAAATGTGCCTGGTGTTTTCAAGAAACAAGGAGGCCACTATGAGTGAAGCAGTGTAAACTACAGAGAAGGAGCTAATGGGGTCAGATTGCATATGGCCTTGTAGACCTTTTTGATGGCCTTTTTCTTTTACCCTGAGTAAAAGAAGTCATAAAGTTTTGGGTGGCAGAATGACATGATCTGACTGAGGCTTTAAAAAGGTCATTCTGGCTGCTATAAATAAGTGATAGAGAATAATAAACTGTAGAGAGTTAAGGGAGATCTTTTAGAGGACTATTACAGTAATCCAAGAGAAAGTGGTGTCATCTTCTTATTCCAGGGTAGAGCATTGGTGATGGTGACAAGTGGCTGGATTCTGGAAATAAACTTGCTCCTTGACTTACAGTAGGGTTATggcctgataaacccatcatatgTTGAAAGTATCATGAGTTGAAAATGCATATAATCCACTTACCAAACTTAAATGTGCACTCTGAACGAAGAGACCCCCTCtgaacaggctttgtgtgagcaacattgCTGTTTATTCACCGAGGTGCAGgcgggctgagtctgaaaagacaGCACAGGGCAGTGGGatgagttggttttataggtttgagATAGGCAGTAAAAAGTTATaaaagttacagttcagggcagTTGtcgcaagctgggagggggtcatagggtctggagtcaGGAGGCTGACTAAGGTCGGTTATAAAGTCCAATTGCCTTATCAGTTGAGtcgggaataaggaacaatagaagaatgtctcaaagttaattaggcACCACAGGGGTtgattatttcttctccttttgtggttttccagttacttcagactttctagttccaggaactcatctggagtgtatgtgcaggtcacagaggttaccatgctGTCCATGGcagtcagtcagcctaaaagaccttacacaAACACCATAGTTTAGCCTAGTcaaccttaaacatgctcagacaACTTAGTCAACagtgggcaaaatcatctaacacaaagcctattttataataaagtattgagTATTTCATGTCACTTACTGATGTCCTACTAAATGTACATGACTTTCACACCATCGCAAACTGAAACTGTAAATCCAAGTCAGGGACTATCTGTAGTTTAAAGGTAGATAGAACCCACAGGATTTCCTGATGgagtatgaaagaaaaagagttaaGGTCAGTCCAAGAATGGAAACAATGGAGTTTCTATCACCTGAGAGGAGAAAGGCTGCAGATAAGGCAATTTTTGGGGAGGGggcataaataaatgagtttagtTTGGGACATGTTAACTTTGAGGTGTCCTTTAGACACAGAGGAAAATGACAAGCAGTTTAATATCTGAATTTGGGAGATGTCTAGGATGGAACTAGAAATTTGGGAGTCATTGGTGTATAAATGGTATTGTAACCACGAGACTGGATGAAATCAACAGTGAATATATCCTGAGAAGAGTAAGGGTCCAAAAACGGAGTCCTGGGGCGGCGGTGGGCGGGGGCGTTGCATTCTAAGAAGcggggagaaaaggagaaatcagCAAAGGACACTAAAGAAGACCGGTGTCCTGGAGGCCAAGTAAAGAGTATTTAGGAGGAAGGAGGCCTGGTCAGAATGTTTAAGGCGAGTCTTTCCATATTGTCTGCCAAATGGGCCGCCTTTCATCCACTTTTTATGGTCTTCTGTCCATTACTGAGACCCTTCACAGACGATACTGTCGGGGCCCCGCCATCGttgcagttttttttgtttttttttttttttttgagacggagtttcgctcttgttacccaggctggagtgcaatggcgcaatctcggctcaccgcaacctccgcctcctggattcaggcaattctcctgcctcagcctcctgagtagctgggattacaggcacgcgccaccacgcccagctaatttttttgtatttttagtagagacggggtttcaccttgttgaccaggatggtctcgatctctcaacctcgtgatccacccgcctcagcctcccaaagtgctgggattacaggcttgagccaccgcgcccggcttaaccCAGCATTTCTTGTAtctccagtttcttttctttttttttttttttttgagacggagtttcgctcttgttacccaggctggagtgcaatggtgcaatctcggctcaccgcaacctccgcctcccgggttcaggcaattctcctgcctcagcctcctgagtagctgggattacaggcacgcgccaccatgcccagctaattttttgtatttttagtagagacggggtttcaccatgttgaccaggatggtctcgatctcttgacctcgtgatccacccgcctcggcctcccaaagtgctgggattacaggcttgagccaccgcgcccggcctcgttgCAGTTTTTTTATGGCTTACATAGCTTGTGATTTCGAATTCTCCTTTTTTTAGCTTAAATATTGCTGTGTAATGATTAAGGGTTAGGCTCTTCCTGGAGCTGGCACAGTTTTCCAAGGAATCCCGTCCTTTACACTTTTAGGTAGATTTCAAGTAAAAAGTAAGAGCATCATTCTCCCATCAGTATCCTGTCATCACAGAACGTCAGAATTAAACGTCATCTCAGACAGCAGCTAGAGCTAAAGCAAAGCCCTCACTTGAAAGAGGAAAAGCGTCTTTTCTGGCGTCAGTCCACCAACGCTCATGCCATTATCAGTCAGTAATTCTGGGCTCCTCCCCCACCGggcccaaaaagaaaaaaacaggcaagcCGTGGTGCCATCGGTCCCCGCCCGCTCCCCACCCCCGTCTCAGGCCACACCAAGGCCGCGCCGGCGCGCCGCGGGCAGCCCTGGCGGGGCCTTTCCTACCTCACGCCGGGGTCCTCCCTCACGTTTCCTGTGCCTGCGAACATGGCGGCGCCCATAGTCACGGCTCCGAGCAGAGCTCTGCTGCGGGCGGGCGCGGAGCGGCTGCTGCGGGGAGGCCTCCGGGAGTTACTGCGGCCGCGACATGAAGGGAACACCCCTGGCCTGGAGCGCGACTTCAGCCTCTCTCAAAATCGGGTAAATGAGGCGCGACTTCAGCTTCTCTCAAAATGAGGGCTGCCTGCGGTAGGGGGTAGACACGATCGAGTATTGTTTTGGGGGATGCATCGGGACCTGGAGGTCCCGACATGGGGGTGGCGGCAGTGGTGGAGGGAGAGGGTGTTCCTCGTGGCGACTAGTACACCGTCGCTTTCCTGGCCACCAGGACACGGTCATCGTGGAGCGCTGGTGGAAGGTACCGCTGGCCGGGGAGGGCCGGAAGCCGCGTCTGCACCGGCGACACCGCGTCTATAAGCTGGTGGAAGACACGAAGCATCGGCCCAAAGAAAACCTGGAGCTCATCCTCACGCAGTCCGTGGAGAGTAAGGCCCGGGCCGAGGCGCTTCCTCTCAGGCTGGTCGGGTTTGGCATCAGCTTTTTCCTGCCCATTCCCCTCAACTATTtgccttgctttttctttgtggAAATAATCAGCTCTAGATGTGAGAAGAGGAAGCCATAAAAACTgattgtgggccgggcgcggtggctcaggcttgtggtcccagcactttgggaggccgaggcgggtggatcacgaggtcaatagatcgatacccatcctggtcaacatggtgaaaccccgtctctactaaaaatacgaagaattagctgggcatggtggtgcgtgcctgtaatcccagctattcaggaggctgaggcaggagaattgcctgaacccaggaggcggaggttgcggtgagccgagatcgcgccattgcactccagcctgggcaacaagagcgaaactgcgtctcaaaaaaaaacaaaaacaaaaacaaagaaaactgattGTGACATTGGTCTCCAgcattgaaaattaaaacataaaggcaggccgggtgcagcggctcaaacctgtaatcccagcactttgggaggccgaggcgggtggatcacgaggtcaagagatcgagaccatcctggtcaacatggtgaaaccctgtctctactaaaaatacaaaaaattagctgggcatggtggcgcatgcctgtaatcccagctactcaggaggctgaggcaggagaattgcctgaacccaggaggcggaggttgcggtgagccgagatcgcgccattgcactccagcctgggcaacaagagcgaaactccgtctcaaaaaaaaaaaaaaaaaaaaaaaaacaaaaacataaaggcaGCAGCCTCATTAAGTGTGTGGGGAGAGGGGCCTGACAATTAGCCACAGTTACTGAAATCCTCTCATGGGACAACTCCTCCCTCTATACAGGGGATCTTAAATTTATACATCAAGTCCTAAATAAACTGATTAATAGTGTCTTAAATCTTGTTCCTAGTGAGCAtgaattagcatttcttttaggaaaaataaGTACTGTGAGAAAGCAAGAGGTGCTTCTCTCTTTGATCATCTTTTCCTTAGGGACTCTtagatagtttttgtttttttttttgttttgttttttgagactgagtttcgctctccttacccaggctggagtgcaatggcgcgatctcggctcaccgcaacctccgcctcctgggttcaggcaattctcctgcctcagcctcctgagtagctgggattacaggcacacgccaccatgcccagctacttttttgtatttttagtagagacggggtttcaccatgttgaccaggatgggctcgatctcttgaccttgtgatccacccgtctcggcctcccaaagtgctgaagggACTCCTAGATAGTTCTAATCCCCTGTCTCTGTTCTCACTGACAGATCTTGGAGTCCGGGGTGACCTGGTCTCAGTGAGGAAATCTCTTGGCCGGAATCGACTCCTTCCTCAGGGACTGGCTGTATATGCATCTCCTGAAAACAAGAAGCTGTTTGAAGAGGAGAAATTGGTGAGCTCAAAGGAAGGACAGAGAGACTtggagaaagaaaacttttttctcaCAGCTTCCTTCCCTTTGATATGTAACTTGAAATAGGAATTAGAAGAACAGGAATCCAGAAGCCCAGCCAATGCCCAGCATAGGAATAGTTTGATACTATTTAACAtgggctcatttttcttttactgcttttcatctttactttcttttctagCTGAGACAAGAAGGAAAATTAGAGAAGATCCAGACCAAGGCAGGTGAGGCGGTGAGTAGAAGtgtaaaaagtatttattggtCACTTTCAAGACTTACCAACCTCACCCTGGGAGTCTCCCTGATTCCCTTGAGGTCTCCTGATTGCAGACACAGGAGTGGGAGAAAGGGGAAGTGTTGTGGCTGCCCCGCAAAACCGGGTATGGAAACCTCTTGGGAGATCCCTGATGCATTGGGTGAAGTGCCCTAGAGTACCGAGGGAGGTCCCAATGTGGACATCAGGGAACCCATGGCATAGTCTGAGATAAGGGCTCTACCTTCAAAGATATTTACGTACAAGTTGGAGAGAACACAGACACATGAAAAGATAGTaagtacaggcacccaccaccacgcccgcatcaattttgtacttttggtagagagggggttttgccatttggccAAACCCAAATGCCATTTTGCCATTTGGTtgaagtgatccactcaccttggcctcccaaagtgctgggattgcaggcatgagccaccgtgctccgCTCGCATACCTTGTGACTCTTGCTGACATACTTCCTTTGACTCCAACTCATAATTCCTTTCAGACAGTGAAATTTCTAAAAAGCTGTCACCTGGAGGTAGGGATGAAGAACAATGTCAAATGGGAGCTGAACCCTGAAATTGTTGCCCGCCACTTCTTCAAGAATGTGAGTGTCCCCAAAAACCACTCTACCCCTGAGGTAGAAGCTACCTCTGGGAGGGAGGGCCAGGATTGATCCCTTTGTTTGGAAATGGTGTGATCATCCAGCTGTGGTTAGGGAAAGTATTCTTGGTTAATTTGCAGGAGTATGGGAGGGAAATGATTAAGGACTAAGGGTTTTTCACATAGAATTTGAAGACTGGTAGGAGAAGGTGGTGGTTTCCATTTATTTCCTGCCTACCTAGGGAAATGCTGGGGATTTATGACTCACTGGAGAATTGTTACTTTTGTGGGTGAAGTGGTTTTGGCTTCAAGGCCTGTTTCTCTTTGTAAATCCACCTCCCTAAGAGATCGGAACTGAATTTCTCTACTACCGTCTGTGAAGGTCTATGCCCTCCTCTCCCATGGAATCAGCCAGAGTAGACAGCCCCAGTTTTATTCATCCCTGTACAGGAAATTCTGTAACCCTCTTGATGAGTTTACCTAGAGTGGCAGCCAGGAAAACAGAGTCCATTTGAACTGAGACTTGTCGCTGTTTGCAGCTTGGTGTTGTGGTCGCCCCACATACATTAAAGTTACCGGAAGAGCCTATCACAAGGTGGGGCGAGTACTGGTGTGAGGTGACGGTGAGTGTTTTAtgtgctttttgttcttttgtttcctcCTTCTCCCCCCCCAAaccttttcccctttttctttcccaagacagggttttgcttcattgcccaggctggattcaaactcctgggttcaagtgatcctcccacctctgcctcccaagtagctgggactgcaggccttagccaccacacctagctctcCTTTTTCTGACTGGGAGAGAAGTCAGGGTGAAAAGCTGGGATTGGGTGGTGGTAAATCTTATCTACCTGATTGATCTCTAAGAATCCCAATTGTTTTGTGTACAGGTAAATGGGCTTGATACTGTGAGAGTGCCCATGTCTGTGGTGAACTTTGAGAGGCCCAAGACCAAAAGATATAAGTACTGGTTAGCTCAGCAAGCTGCCAAGGGCATGACCCCCACCAGCCCCCAGAAGATCTAAACCTACCTTCCTCCAAGGCTGCAAAGCAGAATCAGGAGCAGTGGAGCAGAAATGGGCAAGACCCTGATCTCACTCCCGGCTCTGACCAAATACAGAATTTTAGAGAATGCCTGAAGACAGCAGACTGCACTGCGTATACATGTTGAATTCTTCATTTTGCCATCTTTAACTGTCATCACTGGGGCAGTCTTGTTCCAAAAGTACCAGGCTGTAGATTTGATAAGCTGCATACAATAAACCAAAACCGTCCAGATCCTGTTTAGCTTCTTCCTCCATTGGAGTTTACTGGGACAACCAGAAGAGCCAGCCATTGTCTCCACTACTTGCCTCATTATCATGATCCGAACTGAATGTTTCTATCTCAAGCAGAATTAAAGAGATGATGTTCTTTTTAGGTGTTGTTTACTGGTCTTGAGTAGACGGGACGGGACATCCGAgtgagatgctttttttttttttttttttttttgagacggagtttcactcttgttacccaggctggagtgcaatggtgtgatctcggctcaccgcaacctctgcctcctgggttcaggcaaatctcctgcctcagcctcctgagtagctgggattacaggcacgcaccaccatgcccagctaattttttgtatttttagtagagacggggtttcaccatgttgaccaggatggtctcgatctcttgacctcgtgatccacccgcctcagcctcccaaagtgctgggattacaggcttgagccaccgtgcctggcctttcttaGATATATTAATGTAGTCATCAGTATGAATAAGCACAATGGATGCTACTTCTCTAAGATCTGCATAAGGCCTAAGGGTAATTGTTGGAAAGCTGGGATGAAAGATGCTTAAAAAGGGAACTTTGTTCCTTGAACCAGCTcctaaaattctgaaaaataagatACCTTAATTTCCTACACCAAGATTAAGATGTAAAGCTAGTCAAGGTAACTCTGGAATGGATGTCTTGATGGGAGATAAGGAAAGTAGACAATTTTCTGTAAGTTCAGAGTTTCATTAGTAGAAAAAAGAACATCCATTTACAGGTGGATGATGCCAGGGTCACTCAAATACAGTGTGAGCTCATGCAGTTTCGGGTGGTAATGGTGGGATCGCTGACTCCTTTGCTATCCGTACCAGATGTTGGTTTCTATCCTGTTTGAGCTCACCTCCCACTCTGAGTCAGTGAAGCACTTTCGTCCCACCTCTGCTAATGAGACGTCTGTCACCAGTAGTTATACTGACAACTGAAGCCAACTGCATCCTTAACGGAGCTCTATAACTCAAGTCTGGCATGGCACTATctgaaatttagcatttcttCCCCTCCCCGCCTTTTATTTGGAATGGgaaaataacattcttttttttttttctcttttgttctgtcCACCGAGGACACAGCAACACTATTTCACATTAGGGAGGAGGCAGGCATCCAGGCTCAGAACAGGAATTGCTTCTTGGTGGCTTTGGGGACCTTGAGCATGTTGAAGTGTACCATCTTGCTCATGCTGGTGCTTACCCAACCATGACGATGTGCTGGTCTGGACATCCCTGAAGCAAGGGTGCGTGAACATGTTCTTGGGGTGCTTCTTGAAGAAACTGTACTTACAGACAGAATGGAAATAGTCTTGGTGGATGACATTGATCTTTTGAATCTTTATCTTGGTCACCATGCCAGACAGGATCCACCCTCAGATGGACACATCACCAATGAAGGGGCAATCAGTGTAAATATAGGTACCCTCAATGGCCTATTTGGGCATCTTGAAGCccaaaccatctttttttttttttttttgagacagaattttactcttgtcgcccaggctggagtgcagtggcacgatctcggctcactgcagcctctgtctcccagcctccaCCAGGATTtcgctggtattgaactcctaacttaggtgatccacccaccttggcctcccaaagtgctaggactacaggcaagagccaccacgcctggccccagaCTGATCTTATACATAAGTCCTATAGGAATTTCTCATTGCCAGTGTCTCCCAGCAGTATCCTCTTGTGAAAGATGGTTAGCTGCTTTTGGTAGGCACAGTCAGTCCTGGATTTAAGAGAAAAACTTCTTGAAAGGTTTGAGCCTCCATTAACTTGCAGAGACCCCAGCATTTAGGAAGCGCTAATCTAAATTGGGGCAGATGCATACACTTTTGCACCCCACTTAACTAGTGAATTGGGAACACCCAGAATTAACCCCCAAACTGAAGCACAGGGTTCTGGCGTCCTGGACACGCCCTTGAGGTCTGGGGGGGACCTGAAGCCTTTGCATGAGCCCCAAGTCCACTGAAATTTGCCATTTCAGTGATTCCCATTCCTACGGTCCTGGAAATGATAGGCTCATTAAACAGCATCTCTCAACATGACCAACATGAAGCTCTGAAATTGAGCAACAAGAACACATTTCATATAGCTACCGTAAAAAGCATTTAAATACCTGCCATAGGTTGAGTTCTTGGCAAAAACACCGAGTTGGAGATTGACGTGCAGGAAGTTTATTGCAAGGAATTATCTGCATCAACACCTGTTGGGGAGTAAAGGCAGTAAAATTGGGTAGAGGAAGAAATTGAGCTGATGGAGTCTTAACAAATGcctcgccgggcgcagtggctcaagcctgtaatcccagcattttgggcggccgaggcgggtggatcacgaggtcaggagatcgagaccatcctggtcaacacggtgaaaccctgtatctactaaaaatacaaaaaattacagccgagcgcggtggctcaagcctgtaatcccagcactttgggaggccgaggtgggtggatcacgaggtcaagagatcgagaccatcctggtcaacacggtgaaaccccgtctctactaaaaatacaaaaaaaagaagccgggcgcggtggctcaagcctgtaatcccagcactttgggagaccgaggcgggtggatcacgaggtcgagagatcgagaccatcctggtcaacatggtgaaaccccgtctctactaaaaatacaaaaaattagctgggcatggtggcacgtgcctgtaatcccagctactcaggaggctgaggcaggagaattgcctgaacccaggaggcggaggttgcggtgagccgagatcgcgccattgcactccagcctgggtaacaagagcgaaactccgcctcaaaaaaaaaaaaaagaatacaaaaaaaagtagctgggcatggtggcgcttgcctgtaatcccagctactcaggaggctgaggcaggagaattgcctgaacccaggaggcggaggttgcggtgagccgagatcgcgccattgcactccagcctgggtaacgagcgaaactccatctcaaaaaaaaaaaaaaaaaaacaaaaaaaacaaaaaaaaacaaatgcttcaGTCAATCAGGAGCTCCAAGTAGGATGGCAGCAGGATGCCCCAGTAGGGCCAGTGGGCTGGACCTATATCTCCCCACCTGACCAGGAAAGGAGTATGATTTTGGGTGAGTAGCTGACTTCAGCCAAAGGCAGTCCCCGGAGGGGCACCGTGACAGCTGTGCTGTCAGCACTCTCAGCAGCTTCAATCCTGAAGGGGAAAATACGGGCCACATACCACAGTCAACATTACAGTCCCCCCTTGCACTGCTTGGATTGACCTGCTTCATCAGTGCTGGAATGGTTTCTTCAGGATTCTGATGGATCTCTTTCTGGGGAAACTTAAAAAAGGAAGGTTTGGGACAGACCACAGCCTCTGCCGCTGTGGCTTGAGTTTGCAACTGGCATTCACCTCCCTCCTCTACTACCCATTGTTGATCTTTCCCCAACCCCCTCAGACTTGTACGTCTGGTTCATGGGGGTTACCAAATGAGATATACCTGGCCATCATGCCCTTCTCAGGCCACGACTGCACTTGCTCATTTATCATCAAAATTGGGTAAggagaggccgggtgtggtggctcacgcctgtaatcctagcactttgggaggccaaggtgggtggatcacctgaggtcaggaattcaagaccagcctggccatcatggtgaaaccccatcttataaaatatgcgcgcgtgcgtgtgtgtgtgtgtgtgtgtgtataaaggagagaaaaaaagaaaaagaaaattgggtaAGGAGAGGCTCCTCCAGGCACAG
Protein-coding sequences here:
- the MRPL9 gene encoding large ribosomal subunit protein bL9m: MAAPIVTAPSRALLRAGAERLLRGGLRELLRPRHEGNTPGLERDFSLSQNRDTVIVERWWKVPLAGEGRKPRLHRRHRVYKLVEDTKHRPKENLELILTQSVENLGVRGDLVSVRKSLGRNRLLPQGLAVYASPENKKLFEEEKLLRQEGKLEKIQTKAGEATVKFLKSCHLEVGMKNNVKWELNPEIVARHFFKNLGVVVAPHTLKLPEEPITRWGEYWCEVTVNGLDTVRVPMSVVNFERPKTKRYKYWLAQQAAKGMTPTSPQKI